A region of the Sphaerodactylus townsendi isolate TG3544 linkage group LG15, MPM_Stown_v2.3, whole genome shotgun sequence genome:
ATGCCCAAGTTTCTTGAAGTAGGATCAAATCAAACTTTCTCAAATAGGAAATAAAACCAGGATTGATACTCCTCCTGCTCCAACCAGCAACATTCCAGGAGAGGAATTCAATACTTGGGGAATATCTCAGTCAATTACCATCACCTAGGGACacaatatcagttacattttgttgaatacaaccatttttaaattaaccaaattAGCTGATGGTGGAGACAAAATTGTGTCAGACCTAGCATTTCTCGTATGATGGACAATAGCCTTTGTTGGAAGCTTAAATACAGTATCTGGAGAGACAGCAGAAGGATTTGATGAACTTGGAGACCGGTTTGTGTTTGAACAAGACACTTCCTTATCTAAGTTCAGCCCATCAGGAGCCTTCATGATATTAATGAATTGTAATCTAGTTCCTTCCAGTCTGTCAACCACATTTTTCTGTTCCTCCGATGATAGTAATCTGAAGTCAGCAAGGGCCTCTTGTACTAAGTTAGCTGGCATCAGTGAAGGAGACAGTGGCATCAGTAAAGGAGACAAGGTCATCAGAGAGTCCTGAAGATCTTTACTGTAACTATCCACAGAGGGACAATTATTATCCATTGGAGCTGAAAGTTCAGCCAGCTCCTGCGCCCACGTTTTCTCTTTGGGCTTTGTGGTTGAGTCAGTTTGAAGCACTTTAGTAGATCTTAAGTCAATTTCAAACTCAATTGGGCCCATCTTATCagacagcttcccccccccctttacttatgggcacacaaattgcttcattaggagagttatctggagaacagtaactTTGAATTACAGGATTATAGGCAAGTGAGTCCCACTAGGCAGTAGGCAGCCCTACATCTTTAACTTGAGTATCCCTACACATGAAGATTCTTTACATTAGAATTGTATATAGTGTCAAATTCAAAGTAAAAATGAAGTTGTCACTTTGACCCAAGCATTAAATTTCAAAAGATGTACTGGTTATTCAAACAGTCTTTTAGTGCAACTGTACACAATCTTACATTAACCCCATGCCCAAAATGAAGACACCCAAAATTTCAGCCTGAAACTCTGGACCAATTTGGCAAGACTGTGaatatagatgttgaatagcaTTTGGGAGAGATTTCTTTTCAGGAGACATCTAGGATATATCAAAGTTGTCAAAAAATATTTCAAGGTCACCCTGTGCttcattggatttattttaaTCTTATATTGCAAAATCCAAAGAAATACATGAAAACATAAATAAACACATTGAGAATTAACCATCAACAAAATATCATATACCTATTTTGTTTGACATAGTAGTAATCACTTTATAAGCTTACCACATCCAAGTAGAGATGTGTAAGATATCATTGCAATGGAAGAACATTGTTTGCAATTGTATGTGATATCAACTAGACGGAATGAGTGGAATTCCTGTTTCTACAGGGCACACTTCTTTTTTAGCAGTTTCTGCAAGCCTTCCTTGAAGTCCTTGTTTCTCAAGCTATAAATGATAGGATTGAGAAGTGGTGTAACAACAGTGTAAAATATGGAGACAACTTTATTGAGCTCTGAGGAGAGGCTAGCACTGGGCCGAACATACATAGAGATCATGGTGCCGTAATATATCACCACCACAGCCAGATGAGAACCACAAGTGGAGAAAGTCTTTTTCCTCCCAGAAACAGATGGGATTTTCAGGATTGTCATGATAATGAAAGCATAAGACACCAGGGTAAGCAAGAAGCAAGTGAAAAGGACCAATATTGAGAGCACAAATATAGTTATCTCTGTGATGAAAGTCTCAGAACAGGAGAGCTTCAGCAAAGGTGGAATGTCACAGAAGAAGTGATTGATTTTGTTGGATCTGCAGAAACTTAGTTTGGAGATCATCAGAGATGGAAGCAGTCCTGTGAAGAGACCAACCACCCAAGACCCTACTGCTAAACGACAGCAGAAACGTGTGTTCATAGCTACTGTGTAATGCAGTGGGTCACAGATTGCCAGGTACCGGTCATATGCCATCACAGCCAGGAGAAAGCATTCTGTCGCCCCGAAGAAGACAAAGCAATAGAGTTGTGTCATGCACCCAGTGAAAGAGATAGTTTTATTCTCTATGATCAGACTGCTCAGCATCTTGGGGACTATGGTGGTGGTATACCAGATCtctaaaaaagaaagattttGGAGGAAAGTATACATAGGAGAATGAAGACCTGGCTCCAGCTTGACTACCGAAATGATGACCACATTTCCTGTGATAGTTAAGATGTAAATAACTAAGAACATAATGAAAAGTAGAGTCTGCCATCCTGGAAGACTGTTGAAGCCCAGAAATTGGAATTCAGACATAGTGCTGTAGTTGGTCATTTCCTTCACTAGTGCTCCTGCTGATATACGTTAGTCATAAATTCTGCCATGAATGATATTGCAGAATATTTGGTCTTCTTTCTAGAAAGAAAGACAGTTCAATGGAAGCCGTAGTAGCAATAACAGTGCAATAACATTTATGAAGCTATTTACTGAATTGCATCCTATGCTACCAAAAATTCAATTTTAagactagaaaaagaaaagggaattgTAGTGATATATGGACTTTGTTGGACCTCTAGCAAACTGAAAGGCTTGTTGTGAAGGAAGCCAAGTTTTCCTCCTAACATCTGATGAATGAAATTAATCCTTCTGGACTTGAGTGTCCCATTTTCCTTTCATGTTCAACGTCCACTAGTTTGAATTACTTCAAGAAATATTACTTCATGAGATGTAACTCTTTCATGGCAATAGATATATCACCATGTCTTTGCTCATAAATTTTATAAGTTAATTTTGTGTTGTGTAAAACTGTCGCATGAAGTTGTACTTCTTTTCTTCTGCATTGGTAGAAAAGGGAACAAATTGCCTTTAAACTAGTGGCACTGGATGGACTAATGGTAACAAAATCTGCATGTCTGGACCATAAAGACAGTGGCCACATTgagctgctgtgtggtttttgagctgtatggccgtgtcctagcagcattctctcctgacattttgcctgcatctgtcgctggcatcttcagaggatctgatagttggaaaggaaagcaagtggagtatatatacctgtgagtaaaggtcaataggtgagggcatctgaataggagtggcctggcaactgagaattcagatgtcctcacctattgacctttactcacaggtatatatatatactccacttgctttgctttccaactatcagatcctctgaagatgccagccacagatgcaggtgaaacgtcaagagaaaatgctgctagaacatggtcatacagcccagaaaccacacagcaccccagtgattccagccgtgaaagccttcgacaatatagtgGCCACATTTTTTGAAGTtgtagagtagtggttaagagcaggtagattctaatctggagaaccaggtttgttttcccactccttcacatgagcagtggactcttatctggtgaactgaatttgtttctccattcctatactcctgctgggtgaccttgggttagttgcagtttttcagaactctctcaaccccactttactcacaaggtgtgtgttgtggagagaggaaagaaaaaggagtttgtaagcacctttgaatctccttatagtcGACTATACAATATGGAACCCAATGGAGCAGCTTAATTTTTGGCTAATCGTCTGTTTAGTTATCTAATGCTGCTGGGGAATATGATATAAACAATCACTTAAGTCTATGTTGGATAGTTAAGTgtaactgagatttttttttctttctcactctGTATTTTGGtcctttttcccctctctttatCCTATCCTTTTATACATAAGTTTTGAAATGGAATGTacagaaatggaaataaatgctattaaaataaaattttaaaaaggagagaaaagtttgtgggggtataaatccaaattctgctTCTCTTCATCAATTTACTTTCTATTGGGGATCCACCTATGTGAATCTGAACTCAGAGGGTGACAGAGAATGGGattcatctaatttttttttgccttatatTGTTATACTCTTACCATAGCCCTGTACCATATGTCTGATTACAATGCAGATCACATAATTTTCAtcacagcattttttttccagtttgcatctgttttattcattcatttttatagcAACAATCGTGCCAAAAATCATCAGGTCCATATGGAACACTGATATCATCCATATTAATATCTTAATGCAAACTAGatttgccaacctctgggtgggcactggaaatctcccagagttacaacggatctccagatgacatagaGCAGCTCCCCAGGAGAATATGGCTTCTTTTGAGGGTAGAGTCTGGTATTGtagcccactgaagtccctcctctcctaaAATTCCCTCTCCAAATACCCAGGCATTTCACAATCAAGAGTTGCCCACCCTGGTACAAAGGATACCCATAATTAGACCCTTTGAAGGTAACACAGTTCAAGATGTGAACCTTTGAGTTTCACAAGACAAAAGAACTATTTAATAGGAAAGCCTAAGTATTGCAGTCATCTTCACAATCCCAAATAAATAAGAGCCATATGTGTAAAGACTGACCACTGATGGAAATGTTGGTAGCAaggttaaaaacagcaacaactcaCCAGTGAAATTAATATCAAAATTGCcttccaaaggaggaggagaaaaaacaaCAGCTTGCTTATCAACATGGTTTGATCACATATCAAAAATCCACTCAATTCTGTAGCTCATTTAATCAGGTTCCCAGTGCTGCAAAATATACCAAGTGGAGTTCAAGGCTGTCTTCTATCACTGCTCAGTGCTTCTGGTAGCAGATGCAGAAATGTTGTGACATTCAATCCTGGGATGACACCTGTGGGATTGGAAGAATCCTCCAGATGCCCATCAAGAAAATTAGAACAGGGCCTAGTGGAACTCCCTGTTGAAGGAGACTTGAGGCCTGTGGAATCTGGcttaattccacagggcctgcaagacacaTATGTTCCACCAGGTCCATGGTTGAGGCAGTGACAACTGTGTCTTAGcgtcttagctggcctccctataACCCAAAGTGATAAGGTATGTTCCCTTTTGAATGAAGAGTTAGTGGGAGCACAACTTGTGCTGAAAGAGGGAGTAACTAGTTTGCCACCTGAGTTTATAAAGGTTTTCCTCCATCAGAAAACTGCAGTTGTAGGGGAAGTAAAATTTAACTATTTTTGTTGAAAAAACATTATAAACTTACAAACACACAAATGGTAAAATAGAAGGACACGGAGAACATCAAgagtcctaggatttagaaagaggtgacgggataggtttggaaaagagTAGGCCATGTGGACTGAGTGATAATTACCTATCTTGAAGATAAAAGGTCCAAAAGGGTGGAGTCCTATGCCTGCATTGAATTTTGAGAAGTAAAGGAGCACTGGGCACAATATAACTAGATCAGAGTTCAGAAAACACTGAACAAAGACTGCAGTGTAGGCAGCCCAGTTATAGGAAAAACTGGCCCTCCAGCAATGTTAAGGGAGCTAACCTTCCCAAACAAAGTTTCTGTCCTCTGAGAGAGGACATAATGCAGTGGACAATGGCTTCATGAATCAAAGTCAGGGAACATTCAGTGGTTGATTAGATTTAGATTGGAACTGATGAAATCACATTTCTGGGGTATTCCAATTCTCCtagatctaacgatggtcttttcaagagtgggcggatcACTGCCTCCTACAACCCACCCAGAAAGACTCCTTGTTCAAGAGAGccattcaacaggtggggtcgtaactcctcccagcAAGTTtgaataagccaggaggggcacggatccagaggacaagtagtaggtctaacagcagccaaggccccgtcaacagcagcttcggagagcagggaaaactgggccaaacaaaggcCTGAAGATGctaagggagcctccagttcactaattgtagacaatgtggcgggaaggtcctggcgaagcaacatgactttatctgcaaaaaagctcaaaAATGCcttacagctaatagccaattaagAATTTGCAGAACCCTCCGATAAAGAGATTAACAACCGAATCACACAGAACAATTGTGCCAGGCGaaagctagcagatgcgagaggaggaggagaagaaagccctcttcggcTCCTTTgtcaccatctcataggctttcataaacgttctatataatgtattgtcgaaggctttcacggccggaatcacttgggtgctgtgtggtttccgggctgtatggccgtgttctagcagcattctctcctgacgtttcgcctgcatctgtggctggcatcttcagaggatctgatgttggaaaagcaagtggagtatatatctgtccaaggtgtgtggggagtgtccagggtgggtggggaaaccttgtctatgagtaacaaaggcggcaaccaggtcaatagttgagggcatctgaatagaagtatgagtaacaatgaagactatagcctgggagtaaccctgtagatagcaaggtcactggtgggagcatctgaatagaagtatcctggcctgtttcttttgtctatggtcatcctgtgtttgtgtggagctggtttgacacagtcttgaccctagtatttttcaacactggcagccaagttctgttcattttcagagtttcttccttcctgttaaaattgtccatgtgcttatggatttcaattgcttctctgtgtagtctgacgtagtggccacacagcacccaagttctaTATAATGTTCACGCAGCTTCATcacaagatttcctccacactcgctccagATGTttgagcacccgtttcatatggcggagTTTCATAGTATACCACAGGACCCACCGAGACCGGGGACGCAGAGGACActgggagcaacaacctcgatggcattggagagcTGAGAATTCCAattctccacctgctcatcgagtgtgctggtgggttcaggatcctgcagagcattcaggaaatcaattggatccataagtctccgcaggcaggcagaaatcagcccatcgcctagacaggggtggcgTGGCAGGTCCATCTGAACCTTCAGGACATAATGGTTGGATCA
Encoded here:
- the LOC125444758 gene encoding olfactory receptor 11L1-like, with protein sequence MTNYSTMSEFQFLGFNSLPGWQTLLFIMFLVIYILTITGNVVIISVVKLEPGLHSPMYTFLQNLSFLEIWYTTTIVPKMLSSLIIENKTISFTGCMTQLYCFVFFGATECFLLAVMAYDRYLAICDPLHYTVAMNTRFCCRLAVGSWVVGLFTGLLPSLMISKLSFCRSNKINHFFCDIPPLLKLSCSETFITEITIFVLSILVLFTCFLLTLVSYAFIIMTILKIPSVSGRKKTFSTCGSHLAVVVIYYGTMISMYVRPSASLSSELNKVVSIFYTVVTPLLNPIIYSLRNKDFKEGLQKLLKKKCAL